The Lentzea guizhouensis genome contains a region encoding:
- a CDS encoding helix-turn-helix transcriptional regulator → MKSSRLIQVLLLLQSRGRMTADELATQLEVSPRTIYRDIDALSASGIPIYADRGPAGGYQLVDGYRTRLTGLTTDEAQSLFLAGLPGPAEDLGLQEFAAAAQLKLLAALPTELRAKAEQIRRRFHLDTPSWFRGDEPTAHLATIADAVWEQRRVRMTYRRWGDQAVTREVDPLGLVLKAGTWYFVGSLRTYRVSRVLELKITDDTFDRPADFDLAAFWAGWSEEFEARMYGERVTVRMTRAGLDKTQYLLSGHQARVIAELDPQPGAEFGFPTESTRHALPDLLKFGADVEVVAPAELRQELIASVKAVHELYNGAKLPAWFR, encoded by the coding sequence ATGAAGTCCAGCCGCCTGATCCAGGTGCTCCTGCTGCTGCAGTCACGCGGCCGGATGACGGCGGACGAGCTCGCGACGCAGCTCGAAGTCTCGCCCCGCACCATCTACCGCGACATCGACGCCCTGAGCGCCTCCGGCATCCCGATCTACGCCGACCGCGGCCCTGCCGGCGGTTACCAGCTGGTCGACGGCTACCGCACCCGGCTCACGGGCCTGACCACCGACGAGGCGCAGTCGTTGTTCCTCGCCGGTCTCCCCGGTCCCGCGGAAGACCTGGGACTCCAGGAGTTCGCGGCCGCGGCCCAGCTCAAGCTCCTCGCCGCGCTGCCGACCGAGCTGCGCGCGAAGGCCGAGCAGATCCGCCGGCGCTTCCACCTCGACACGCCGTCGTGGTTCCGCGGCGACGAACCCACCGCGCACCTCGCAACGATCGCCGACGCCGTGTGGGAGCAGCGCCGGGTCCGGATGACCTACCGGCGCTGGGGCGACCAGGCCGTGACCCGCGAGGTCGACCCGCTCGGTCTGGTGCTGAAGGCGGGGACCTGGTACTTCGTCGGCAGCCTGCGCACCTACCGGGTGTCGCGCGTGCTGGAGCTGAAGATCACCGACGACACGTTCGACCGGCCGGCGGACTTCGACCTCGCCGCCTTCTGGGCCGGGTGGTCGGAGGAGTTCGAAGCGCGCATGTACGGCGAACGCGTCACCGTCCGGATGACCCGCGCGGGCCTCGACAAGACCCAGTACCTGCTGAGCGGGCACCAGGCGCGGGTGATCGCCGAGCTCGACCCGCAGCCGGGCGCCGAGTTCGGCTTCCCGACCGAGTCGACCCGGCACGCGCTGCCCGACCTGCTCAAATTCGGCGCGGACGTCGAGGTCGTGGCACCGGCCGAGCTGAGACAGGAGCTCATCGCCTCGGTCAAGGCGGTGCACGAGCTCTACAACGGTGCGAAGCTACCCGCATGGTTCCGCTGA
- a CDS encoding DUF3224 domain-containing protein, whose amino-acid sequence MKATGTVEVKSWDEKTWDGRPHAEVEGRKLTEAQVSFAYTGDVTGVSSCRYLMYYGDDVAWTTALEEIVADGGTVVLRHVGAYRTSVEAVIEIVDGTGVFAGAKGAATVDWAEDGRGTYTLEYEV is encoded by the coding sequence ATGAAGGCAACCGGAACCGTTGAAGTGAAGAGCTGGGACGAGAAGACGTGGGACGGCCGTCCGCACGCCGAGGTCGAAGGTCGCAAGCTGACCGAGGCACAGGTGTCGTTCGCCTACACGGGTGATGTCACCGGGGTGTCGTCCTGCCGGTACCTCATGTACTACGGCGACGACGTGGCGTGGACGACCGCGTTGGAGGAGATCGTCGCGGACGGCGGCACGGTCGTTCTGCGGCACGTGGGCGCCTACCGGACGTCGGTCGAGGCCGTGATCGAGATCGTGGACGGCACCGGCGTGTTCGCGGGCGCGAAAGGTGCGGCCACCGTGGACTGGGCGGAGGATGGCCGCGGCACCTACACCCTGGAGTACGAGGTCTGA